The following are encoded together in the Pseudomonas sp. IB20 genome:
- a CDS encoding DedA family protein codes for MLQQFLHDFGYFALFLGTFFEGETILVLAGFLAFRGYMDINLVVVVAFCGSYAGDQLWYFMGRKHGRKLLARKPRWQLMGDKALEHIRKHPDIWVLSFRFVYGLRTVMPVAIGLSGYPPLRYLVLNGIGAAVWAAALGAAAYHFGAVLEGMLGSIKKYELWVLGALLLLGLGLWLRRRFKNARIARQACEDAKARLAAEPAAVEAVEAPKTPIE; via the coding sequence ATGCTTCAACAATTTCTGCATGACTTCGGCTACTTTGCGCTCTTCTTGGGCACGTTCTTTGAAGGCGAGACCATCCTGGTTCTCGCAGGCTTCTTGGCGTTCCGTGGATACATGGATATCAATCTGGTCGTGGTCGTTGCCTTTTGTGGCAGCTACGCCGGCGACCAGCTGTGGTACTTCATGGGGCGCAAGCACGGCCGCAAACTGCTGGCGCGCAAGCCGCGCTGGCAATTGATGGGCGACAAAGCGCTGGAACATATCCGTAAGCATCCGGACATCTGGGTGCTGAGCTTCAGGTTCGTCTATGGTCTGCGCACCGTCATGCCTGTGGCGATTGGCTTGTCCGGTTACCCGCCTTTGCGCTATTTGGTGCTGAACGGCATTGGCGCAGCGGTGTGGGCGGCAGCGCTTGGCGCTGCGGCGTACCATTTTGGCGCGGTATTGGAAGGCATGCTGGGCAGCATCAAGAAATATGAGCTGTGGGTGTTGGGCGCGCTACTGCTGCTGGGCTTAGGCCTGTGGCTGCGTCGCCGCTTCAAAAACGCACGCATTGCCCGCCAGGCCTGCGAAGATGCAAAAGCCCGGCTCGCCGCCGAGCCCGCCGCGGTCGAGGCGGTCGAGGCGCCTAAGACGCCAATCGAGTAA
- the hemB gene encoding porphobilinogen synthase, with the protein MSFTPANRLFPATRLRRNRRDDFSRRLVRENVLTTNDLILPVFVLDGENRREAVASMPGVERLTIDQLLIEAANWVELGIPAVALFPVTPSELKSLDAAQAWNPQGIAQRATRALRERFPELGVITDVALDPFTTHGQDGILDEDGYVQNDITVDALVKQALSHAAAGAQVVAPSDMMDGRIQAIREALELAGYVNVRIMAYSAKYASAYYGPFRDAVGSALNLGKANKASYQMDPANSHEALHEVAADLAEGADMVMVKPGMPYLDILYRVKEEFKVPTFVYQVSGEYAMHMAAIQNGWLSEGVILESLTAFKRAGADGILTYFAARAAQLLREQQ; encoded by the coding sequence GTGAGCTTTACCCCTGCCAATCGCCTGTTCCCTGCCACCCGCCTGCGCCGTAACCGTCGTGATGATTTTTCTCGCCGCCTGGTCCGTGAAAACGTGCTGACGACGAATGATCTGATCCTGCCGGTGTTTGTGCTGGACGGTGAAAATCGTCGGGAAGCAGTGGCGTCGATGCCGGGTGTGGAGCGTTTGACCATTGATCAGTTGCTGATCGAGGCGGCGAACTGGGTCGAACTGGGGATCCCGGCGGTTGCGCTGTTTCCGGTGACGCCGTCTGAACTCAAGTCGCTTGATGCTGCGCAAGCCTGGAACCCGCAAGGTATCGCTCAGCGCGCCACCCGCGCCTTGCGCGAGCGTTTCCCGGAACTGGGGGTGATCACCGACGTGGCGCTGGACCCGTTCACCACCCACGGCCAAGATGGCATTCTTGACGAAGACGGCTATGTTCAAAACGACATTACCGTCGATGCGCTGGTTAAACAGGCGTTGTCCCACGCAGCCGCAGGCGCCCAGGTCGTCGCGCCGTCGGACATGATGGATGGCCGCATCCAGGCGATTCGCGAAGCCCTGGAGCTGGCCGGTTACGTTAACGTACGGATCATGGCCTACTCGGCCAAGTACGCCAGCGCCTATTACGGCCCGTTCCGCGATGCGGTGGGCTCGGCGCTGAACCTGGGCAAGGCCAACAAGGCCTCGTACCAGATGGACCCGGCCAACAGCCATGAAGCCCTGCACGAAGTGGCGGCCGACCTGGCCGAAGGTGCCGACATGGTGATGGTCAAGCCTGGGATGCCTTACCTGGACATCCTTTATCGGGTCAAAGAGGAATTCAAGGTGCCGACCTTTGTCTATCAGGTCAGCGGTGAATACGCCATGCACATGGCCGCGATCCAGAATGGTTGGTTGAGTGAAGGGGTGATCCTCGAATCCCTGACTGCCTTTAAACGTGCTGGCGCTGATGGCATCCTGACCTACTTCGCCGCCCGCGCTGCCCAATTGCTTAGAGAGCAACAATAG
- a CDS encoding sterol desaturase family protein → MDFVPYAVPFFIALIVVELLADHWRGERNYRVADAINSLSTGVLSTTTGLLTKGVGLLTYAFALKHLALIELPAQSVWTWVFAFVFYDFCYYWLHRCGHERNILWAAHSVHHQSEDYNLTTALRQTSTGFLLSWIFYLPLAVVGVPLVVFISVASLNLLYQFWVHTRHVPKLGWFEWFFVTPSNHRAHHAQNALYMDRNYGGVFIIWDRLFGSFQEEDDNEPVIFGVTTPLASWNPLWANLQFYAQLWSDARRTESGWDKLRIWFMRTGWRPADVKAKYPLAKPDLSQFRKFEVPLDARQQVYIALQFAAYVGFGSYLMNFGEGLSTAALILGWSAMALGLFTLGVALENRPWALKAELVRLGLNVPLVWLAPAVGLWPASNLGWLGLVSYSLLSVIGLYCCRDRLTRLAS, encoded by the coding sequence ATGGACTTCGTGCCTTACGCGGTACCGTTTTTCATCGCCTTGATCGTGGTTGAGCTGCTCGCCGACCACTGGCGCGGCGAGCGCAACTACCGGGTGGCGGACGCCATCAACAGCCTCAGCACCGGCGTGCTCTCGACCACCACGGGGCTGCTGACCAAAGGCGTGGGCCTGCTGACCTACGCGTTCGCCCTCAAGCACCTAGCACTGATCGAACTGCCTGCCCAGAGCGTGTGGACCTGGGTGTTCGCCTTCGTCTTCTACGACTTCTGCTACTACTGGCTGCATCGCTGCGGCCATGAGCGCAATATTCTGTGGGCCGCGCACTCGGTGCATCACCAGAGTGAGGACTACAACCTGACCACCGCTTTGCGCCAGACCAGCACCGGCTTTCTGCTGAGCTGGATCTTCTACTTGCCTCTGGCCGTGGTGGGCGTGCCGCTGGTGGTGTTTATCAGCGTGGCGTCGCTCAATCTGCTGTATCAATTCTGGGTGCACACCCGCCATGTGCCCAAGCTCGGCTGGTTCGAGTGGTTCTTCGTCACACCGTCCAATCATCGGGCCCACCATGCACAGAACGCTCTCTACATGGATCGCAACTACGGCGGGGTGTTCATTATTTGGGACCGCCTGTTCGGCAGTTTCCAGGAAGAAGACGATAACGAACCGGTGATCTTTGGCGTCACCACGCCTTTAGCCAGTTGGAACCCGCTGTGGGCCAACCTGCAGTTTTATGCGCAGTTATGGAGTGACGCACGACGTACCGAGAGCGGGTGGGACAAGCTGCGCATCTGGTTCATGCGCACCGGCTGGCGCCCGGCAGACGTTAAAGCCAAATACCCGCTGGCTAAGCCTGACTTGAGCCAGTTCCGCAAATTCGAAGTGCCGTTGGACGCGCGCCAGCAGGTCTACATCGCCCTGCAATTTGCAGCGTATGTGGGGTTTGGCAGTTATCTGATGAATTTTGGCGAAGGGCTGTCTACGGCGGCGCTGATCCTGGGCTGGAGTGCGATGGCGTTGGGGTTGTTTACGCTGGGCGTGGCCCTGGAGAACCGCCCTTGGGCGCTAAAGGCTGAGCTGGTGCGCCTGGGGCTGAATGTGCCGCTGGTGTGGCTGGCGCCGGCGGTCGGGCTGTGGCCGGCCAGCAACTTAGGCTGGCTGGGCCTGGTGAGTTACAGCTTGCTCAGCGTGATCGGCCTCTACTGTTGCAGAGACCGGCTTACTCGATTGGCGTCTTAG